TGTAGACCTCTGAAAGGGTATTACTCTGTTTTCTTGACAACCTCCTAATAGGTATTGGAAGGTTGCTATTAGGACCCCCTTGCCTCTTCTCAAGGCTGGACAaacccattttctttcctcagttcCAAGTTGTAGGGCAGGTTTGTGCTCCACCCTGACCATCCTCTTGCATTTCAAAGAGCACCCTTCAAGTTTCTAACTGTCTTTCATGTATTTGGGGTGTAATGTGTCCAAGACTGGATGTActgttcaaaatgtttattgGAACAGGTTTCCGAGGGAAGTAGTTGGgtcaccatccctagaggtcttcagaaaatgtgtagatgtagtgcttagtgacatgctttaatggtggacttggcagtgctatgTTAAATGTTGGcccagatgatcttagaggttgtttccaacctaaacaattctatgattctaaatatGCTCTGAAAGGtgccaaggaaagaaaaaaaaaaaaagcccatccCTTAATCTACTGTTTACACTCCTGTTAATACAGCTGAGTATGATGCTAGTCTTCATCTCTGACAGGGCTCACTGTGGACTTATGTTTAGCTTGCTTTACCCCAGGAGCTGTTGGTTCTTTTCCACAAAGCTGCTATATTTGCCCCTCTCCCTGATGAAAATGCTGTGGAGACAGAATATGCTTTCAATCAGCAAgcataaaatattcttcaaaagcATACATCTTGACCAAGTACGAATgcacaagaaagaagaaaaaacaaaacaaaacaaaagtaaaaacaaacaccacgtctgattaaaaaaaaagaaaaacccacattacacacatttcttctttcaaagcaTAGAGTCTCCTGacctttccaaagaaaaagtactcaaatcattaaaagaacaatcaaaacaatgcattttccCTAACGTCATCTTTAGAGCATCAGAACTTTAGGGGTTGAAGTTGTCCAAGACAATTCATCCTAAGACATAAAACAGATACAGCAGTATAAGCTTGGCAAAGTTATGGGACAATTGAAATTAAGTTCCTAGAGTGGCAGATGCTGAGCAACTTGAGAAAtgctcagcagcagaaggaCCTTGTGTGTGACTGCACATTACataacatacatatttttattttaatatataaattgCATGTTTCAAAGCATCTACGTATCTGCCAACTGCACATCATTGACatagaaatcatagaatatccagagttggaagggacccacaagaattactgagtccaactcctggctccacacagatccaccccaaaaaccaaaccctatgtctgagagcgttgtccaaacactccttgaactccagcaggctcagtgccgtgaccaTTGCCCTGGGgtgcctgtcccagtgcctgactgccctctgggtgcagaacctttccctaacacccagcctgaccctcccctgtcccagctccatgccgttccaTAGGGTCCcgtcgctgtccccagagagcagagctcggcgcctgcccctccgctccccttgtgagggagctgcaggccgccatgaggcctcccctcagtctcctcttctccaggctgcacgATGCACATGACTTCAGCCACTCTTCATGTCTTCCACTCTAGGCCCTTTACCGTTTTTGTTGCTgtcctttggacactctctaatagatttatgtccttcttatactgtggtgcccaaaaccgctcacagtacttgaggtgaagCTGCACtagtgcagagcagagtgggccaatcccttccctcaaccagagagcaatgctgtgcctgatgcaccccagggtacgggTGGCCCTTTTGGATGCCAGGGCACACTCTTcactcatattcaacttgccatcaaccaaaatgcacagatttcttttctgcagggcagctctccagtgtctcatcccccagtctgtatgtgTTTACAGGGTTGCCCCATCCTAGGTACAGAATCTGGCACTCGCTTTTGTTCAgcttcatgcagttggtgattgcccagccctgtTATTTGTCAAGAGCTCTGTGCAGGGCCTCTCTACCCTTGAGGAAGTTAACAGCTCCTCCTATTAGTGTCATTTGGAAACTTACTTAGCATGCATTCAAGTCCAGCACCCGCATCGttcataaaaacattaaagaaaactcCACTAATGAATGGCTGCAAGCTTGATGTAGTCCCATTTgctataaccctttgagcctgaaAGAACATACAACCTCTCACATTCAGTGAAAatgtactgaaatgaaaatattcagctCCCTTATGTCTGccatgctgctgcttcacaCTGCATATAAAAGAACCATAGTATTTGCACAGTTTGTTGAATTTGCAGAAACCTATCTTAAATGATAAGAATGTAAATTAAGATATCAATCAACTAGATACTACTTATTACCTGTCATGTTCATTTAAATACCACTTATCAAATGCAGGAGTTTTCAGTAACGACCACTAACTGAAGCATAAGCATGACTGAGGTCAGAATGGACTTCGCTATCTCATCTATCGTCAGTTTGTTAGCAGAACCATCAGGAATGAGAtatcctccttttcttcctgctttggTCAGAAAATGCTGGTCTGTTAAAATTCAACTTTGTGTAGAAGCAGATCAATTTTAAGAAGACAAGTTTTCTCATGAAGCCAGCAGAAAACtaacccaacaacaacaaaattgccAGCTTTGTCAGTAGAAATATCTGACCAGACTGTTGACTTGCACTGTCTACACTCGTGGAAGTATTCATGGTTCACAATTTTTGTGAAGAAACTTGAGGTTCTGTTCCATCCTACCATAGGAAGGGAacacttttgaaatattttctctcagaaaagaTTTCCCACATCACACGTCagaaacacttttcaaaatttCTGCACTGTTCATGTTTGTTGAAAGcagaatgaagaaatacagtTAAGAAAAGGGGCAGTGATGACAACAGATTTTGCTTCACAGAACTTTTGCTATATGCTTAAAACACATCTataatacattatatatatatatataaattaaattatcaaAGCTACATCTTATGAGGTGCCAAGCACTTTGGTTCAGAATTGGCTTAAGCCAAGCGAGCCTACTGAAACCACTGGGAAAACTTACAtaccaaaaattaaatttgcaaGTTTAGCCACTATGTCTAAGGAAAAgcagcttcccttcccttcccttcccttcccttcccttcccttcccttcccttcccttcccttcccttcccttcccttcccttcccttcccttcccttcccttcccttcccttcccttcccttcccccttcccttcccttcccttcccttcccttcccttcccttcccttcccttcccttcccttcccttcccttcccttcccttcccttcccttcccttcccttcccttcccttcccttcccttcccttccacacTGCACTGAAAACAACAAGAATCTGATCAGAGATTCTGGTCACCTCTTTAATATACTTCAGTAATAGGAGTCAACTCACTGCATGCTAATAATTCTTTTATCTACAGGGCCTCACACAAACTTTGGCTAAACTGAGGTCTCCAGTAGAGGATTTAAGATATCTTTGTGGCAAACTTAGCACATCAAAGTTACAAAATACCACTACTACTAACAGTAAtaacaaatttcagttttgcctcCAGGTCAcataaataaagaacaaatattttaaagtatttgtagAAGGAGGACTTCCAGACATTCTGAAACCTTAGTTAAGCCTCACAAAAATCCCAGTGTGGTAATCCAGTGCACATATCCTCATTGCTGAAATGTCTTTCTGAAGCATGGAGAAGTTGAATTGTTTCATCAGTTTACCATAGTCAATAATTCCTAGCCCTatatcacttttatttattgtctATTACCATAAGAACTCAATCAAACCAAACAGCACTATTTCTAAAAAGATACGAGGAGACTGCAACATACAAAGCGCCTTTTCTTTACTGAATGAGCGTATATGACACAATTCTcagactcattttttttttcaaattaagcACAGTTCATTCctgtggttttaaatattttatctaccTCAGTAGCATTTCCATACTTCTTTGTTGCTCAGTggaataagtatttatttttttcattacagtatCTCCTAAAAGCTTTGACCACCCTATTAGAAGCAGTACACTTGGATTCTTGGGtggggaaagaaataaatctgagtgaaaaaagcaaagaaacagaagaaaagaaaatctacttAGTCCTTTTACAGGtctattttgtttgcttgtttgtttaaaacagatttgaacaacatatttaaaattgctcaaaacaaacaaacaaacaaaaaaccctacagTTATCCTAGGAATTGAGTCCAGATTTCTGGGAtacaaaagtatatttttaattactttatgGTTGGTTCAGGGTtgttggatttttctttttactgtattttgtagAATGGATCATagcaaaagcaagagaaatacGACAAATATGTATGCGACAATGTTTCCATAGATTAATCTGttcaaaagaagacaaaatccTATAAAAAAGTGTCAAAGACTcaaatgtgtgtgcatatactttcacatatatatatttattgtatatacacaacatatatatatatgactgCAGAAATTATGAAGTCAGAAATCCAATTATACCTGCTATATTGTGTCtaatttcattacatttctttctatGCCTGCCTTGTTTACATGCACGTATTCCTTGATGGGTAGCAATACTTTGAAGATTGAGCTATCAAAACATCTTATGTGTCCATTTTCCAGTAAAACTAATTGTAATCAGTAAATACTAATAGACTTTAGTAATGTATATATCTTTTGTCCACAGAGGATAAGCAAGCCAGTGGCTACTATTCTATATACTTCTGAGGAGTTCACTTAATTATCCTGTACATTTAGACTTTCCTTCCCAAATAAATCTCAatgtcaaagaaaaacaaacaaaaataaataaacagaaaccaGCTGACACCACCATATCATGATAGGCAATCTAGTGCTTGATGATTCTTCCTCATCCTTTATGCTTcaaattttttactttatttttttttgatgaaataaagaaaatgaaaatgcacttgtgttttagttttccatttctggatAATAAAATGGTCCTGCTCATGCTATACTTTGTGGTCAACTCTTCTTTGATTTGCTTCACGGACAAGAAATTACTTCAAAGCCAAAAACCATATCTTTACAGCTGTTGTTTAGAGTCTCCCATTGTCTAAAATAAATTGGCTTTCTGGTAATCACATGACATTTTTATCTCACAAGTACGTCTGGTGTGTTTCCTGTTTTGGGTTTGCTtattaaactgaagaaaaggttTCAGAAGCTGGTGGTGTGGGAGAGAGACTGAATTGGCAGCtttattaaaattcaattttttttcctgaaaaatgcattggaaaagaagaaaactgcacTAAGCATAATAACAGAAACGAAGAACTTCAGAAGAGTCTGACTGCACCAAAAAAAGTACCATCGCCATCCAAGGATATTTTGGCTCTTCTTCGTGGTATTGTAAGTTGAAGTTCGTCCCCTTCTTCTAATTTTGCAATGCCTGGCAAAAAATTTGGaatatttaaaagttaatatttcacagacattattttcataaatggtGTTCAAAATGTCATTACACATCATCTTATAAATCTAAGCATGGCTTGTTACTTGTGACAAGTGCTTGTTTTATCTTTAGGTACAATCTTACAGATTTCAGCCTACCCAAATCTGACACTTAGCATCCTCTGTGGAGCTGGATCTACCTTTCTTTCCTTAGCAATTTCATTCTTCACCCATCATGTCACAGTTCGCTTAAGCAAACGCTGCAAAAAAATGGCATAACTGCAGTGCAATCAGATTCCTCATCTTATGGTGATGAGACAGTCAAGGTCAGCACTGGGCATTGCTGGTCCTAGACCACTCAGTTCCCACACTTCTAGAGGAGGTCTCATCAGCTTTATCAACCAAATGAAGTTACCAGACATCAGCTGATCCACTGCAACTGCAGAGCACAAAAGTCTGCTTCCTGCAAGCCACACATCAGCTGATGTGATAACAGAAAGCACCTTGCCTTCCAGTTGCAATCACTGAACTGAGAGCAAAACTAACATCTGCAGCAACACGCTCAACAACATGAGATACCGCagtgaaattcagttttccagGTGAAAGCAGAGGGTGGGAGTTTGGGAAGCAGGAACGACGATGTGGCAGAATGGaatacattaaattaatttttacttgaaaaaaaaaaaaaagcttccttccCAGTCCCATTTGTTTAGTACCACCACTTGCCAACAGTCAGGTCCTATTACTGAATGTAACCCACTTTTCatataagacagaaaaaaaaaaaaagacagattttattCACAGAGATCTTGCtagaaaatagcaaaatcaGAAACCCCCAAATCCATGACCAAGGGAGAAAGGCAGACAGGTAAGAGCTACTGAATGAGGTTTGATAGGCCTGGACAATAATTTCTtaaatgctgctgcaggaaaataCACACATATGAGCACTAAGCCTGCTGgacttgcattttttaattggTCTTTTTTGCGGTGTTTCTAATTTGTGCAGTCAAAAAGAGCTCTTTATAGAATTAACTATTTTTCATCTAACCAGATGGTAAAATTGCATTAGCCATTATTAGGAGTAGAGATTTAAGCTGCTTAATGACTTTAGAATGACAACTATTATttggatggttggaccagatgatcttggaggtcttttccaaccttaacgattctagAATGGATTGAATCTTTGAAAAGCCCACAGTGAAGTACACAAAAATTGGGTGGGTAAAACTCATGCATGATGTATTAAAGCAGAACACAgctcctaaatattttttattgggACACGTAAATGTGGAATCCAACATTTAAGTTAAACTGAATCCAAGTTAGATGCATGTAGTTCAACTGCTGATGCTTTATATAAAGCTATActttttgaaagtgttttgtaGTTTTGCAATTAACCAGATCCATGAATGCAGTCCATTTTCCTTACAACTGCTACAATCCTTAATCACCCGCCATTTGAGATTCCATTTAATACAGTTTATTTGCAAacaatgagaaggaaaatatagaTGTTTACCAGCAGTATAGCAAGAATTATTCGGATAAGACTGTGGCATATTTTGTATGCAGCGAAATAATGTCACCAAGCTCAGATCATCACCAAACACATGGGCCTTCTTCCTCTGTATTAGATGTCCCATAGCAAATGTTGTATCTGTATATAAAACCTACAGAATGAAGAGGTACAGACTTCAAATATATTGTATGCAGAcattaaaatcctttaaaagtCAGATGCTGAAGTAAATTGAGCATTCTTACCTGGccatatatgaaaaaatatcctGTTTCTTTGAtcactattttatttccatgttctTCCAGAGCTGTTCCACGTTTAAAGCTCAGAAGCCAAGGGACAATGCTTGAATCAtctaaaagaaacaagaattttGGGGTaatcagaaaaaacaaaaccaccaccaccaccaacaaaaaaacaccaccacaaacaaacacagatgtACTTCCCTAGTTATCATCTGCCAAAATTGAATAAAGCTGACTACTAGTTAAGACTTCCAGCCTCTCTAGCTGGATTTCCCCCCCAAAAGAGGATATTGGCAAGAGCTGTCCAGATGCAAACGaccacattattttatttatttatttattttaaaatcaggcCATATAACTCAGTTACTGCTTTGAAGTTAATTAAAATAGGACAAAAGATATAAAACATGGAACAGTAAGCAATAAAACATGGAATATATTCCTACCTTTCTGTTGGATATCACTTTTGCTGTCAGCGATCAGTTGCAAGCAggcctgcagcactgcaaagtGAAAGCATACATGTCATTTGTAGAACAGAGTAAGCTCTTTGAAgctacttcaaaaaaaaacggaagaacacaaaacaaaactatattCTTGGTCTCATGAcctatttgaaaacagaatctATCTACTGATTTCAAGGAAGGTCTTACTCAAACATGCCAAAACAAAATTCATACGGCAACATGCACTAGATAGCTCTCAGAGAGCTACAGCTAAGCAGCATATAAATTGTACTTGCTTGTTTTAATCTTTGGTCCTAATTGAGTTTAAAAAGTGCAGCAGTAAGTTAAACAAGCTATGAATCAGATCAATTagctttgttaattttttaactaaaagctcaaaacaaacaaacaaacaacgaAAAAGCCAACAACCCTGCCAGCTATGACAGATACCAGTTTTTCTAACAGTATTTATTATATTGCTAAAAATAGTTTCCAGTCATGGTTTGTGTAAAATGTTAATCATATATACTGGTTATGTGGTACTTTCAAGAACAGTAAACTCAAATTCTCAAAATCTCTATATATGTACCCTCTATGTATTTTCAGATGCACACAGTCAATCACCCTGTACTAAGAGAGAAAGTACGGAGATGACTGGTAGCAAATAAATGCACACATAACAAATACCTTAgtatctgacaaaaaaaaaaaaaaagcattactcAAAACTGTAAAGGTTGGAGACACGAGAAAATAGGACGTTgatcagagaaaaatactgtgataTGGTATGATGTGATATATATACTGAGATATGATAAAATAAAGGCTCCCAAGAgaaacagagattaaaaaaaaaaaacaaaaaactgctaaCCACATATGTCAGTGAACAGGATAAAAGACAAGAGGATGGTTGCATTTGCTAAGAGCAGGTTTTCATGAAAACATCAGGTGGTAGTGGTACTTTGGAGGCTGGAAAACACAGTTGTAACATTTATTGAACTTTATTTACTGCACTTAGAAACTGATATTAagtcaagagaagaaaattctgctttgtaCTGCTGAATCTctatttttgtttgcctttttttgttttgttttgttttgtttttgtttttcagataaaaatgccATGGCCCAGATTCAGTCCCTCTTGCTACAAAGGGCAGTGACCTACTCTATGAGATATTATTTCTGTCCCATCAGTGGTACCCCTGTGCACAGTCCTGTGCTCATCAGCATCTACTTCTCTCTGCAGTGTACAGAGTGACAGAGTTGGAGAAGAAAGTCTGTACCTTTCTCCTTTTAAgggggctgccaggggaggGCTAGATGCTGGGTAGCACATCAGTGGTGCTCACAGACAGTGGACAAAATTCACATGCAAGTCAGGGAATGCTTCAATGTCACAAGAATTGAAGAACCTATGAGCCCTACTGACATTAACAGGAACACTATCCTGCAGTCAACACTTCCTTTAACATGCCAAAATCTATGGATTTTCAAACCAAGAATTTAAAGGCTTCTACATTCCCTGCCATTTGATAAGTAATAGAAAACCAAGCCaacataaaatcaaaaaaaaggtgttttacttcagtgattttttatttgaaaaaaaataaatcacatttgtAAGTgacaaaattttctgaaaaagaagcttccagataaaatcaaaatgtgattttctggAGttgcacaacaacaacaacaaaaagcatgtCAGGCAGTTTATTTCGCAAGGTATTCATTTACTTTCGTTTGGAACAAAATGCCTTCCTGGTGAATGGAATTGGCAGTAAtctaaatacatatattttttcctgcttttaaagGAACTCACCAGTGTGGCCATTGGAATTTCACTATCCAAACAAGAGAGGAAACTGCCCTCGTTCACAGTTTGAGGTTCTGGATTTGTGATTTGATTCTTAGCAGCAATGAAAAGCTATTCATCATTCCTCAGAACTGCTACACATTAATTAAAATCAGCAAGCTAGGTACAATCTGAgaactttttcatatttttaaaacactgaacagTTCTGCTGCAGTTTACGAATATCCGCTCTCttctctctggggacagcaacaggacccaagggaacggcatggagctgggacaggggagggtcaggctgggtgttagggaaaggttctgcaccagagggtggtcaggcactgggacaggctccccagggcagtggtcacagcaccgagcctgccagagttcaaggaGTGTTTGGACAGTGTTCTCAGACATTGGGTCTGATTTTTGGttggtcctgtgtggagccaggagttggactcagtgatccctgtaggtcccttccaactctgggtgttctgtgattctatggtatCAAATCTACACACACTctctaaaaaaatctttttcctttcatgtatGCAGACTCTGAAGTCTTTAAGGCTGCGCAGAATATAGTGAGTTTGCCTTTCAGGGAGAAACATGGATACAGAAGTGTCATTTATGACAATACAGAGAACAGAACCAGCACAGTGGCCATTTTACCTAAAgccacaaaaaggaaaaataatttcctaaaaaCTATTTGGGGAATTTAACCAcaagatacttaaaaaaaaaaaaagttcagaagcCAATACCAACACATAACTATTTCCAGTATATACAAATATTCACTTTGACCTATGAACAACACATATGCTTAAAATCAACTAATTCactgaaacaaattcaaaacaaacaacataatTCgttattaaagagaaagaaaggatatACAGAGTATATTTTTTAGGGAAAGTAATAGAGATTTTAAGTAAAATGCTAACATTGTTAAGAAATGTTAGCAATTCTATTCCAAGAAGAACCCAAATCTGAATTACAATATGAAGAATATATACATTACCAAATATAGCTTGAATATTTACTACCAGTACAGAGCAGAAAAAGTCAAAAGCTCTACCTGAGTATGCTTCAGTTCACTGTAAATCAAACCTGAGCATCAGCTTTGTAGTATAAGgatttttgaatatttgatAATGTAAGCAGAACACAGGATTGgtaaaatacttctttaaaacatgtaaaaatatctAAAGTGTGCACCACCATGAGGACTTGCTGTACAAAACAACAAGTACCTAGAACAATAACGTGTGCCCCGACCTCTTGTGACTTCAGACGATAGCTTTGCTTtgatgagaatttttttttttttaactcttctgaTATAAACCACGTTGTGGGGTGTGAGTGAGGAGAAGAACATTTCAGACTCTTCTTCCATGAAGAGAACAGACAATTCTGAAGAAGTTAATGACTCCAGATGTCTTTACAAACCACAGCCAGCACTTGAAAGAATGTGTTCTTCACCAGTGAGAAATGTAACCACAATttcaaaaaaccaaaaaacacccaaaacaacaacaaaacaacaaaaaacaccacccaaaacaaacacatctaGCTTTTGCAGAAGGATAAGAACTTAGTCTTCTGCATATCTATGTAGTTCTCTTCTGCATATCAGTAAGATCAAattccccctccttctccttgtTTTAACTTGCATAATCATTTTAATACCTTGTAATCTAACTTCGTAATCCATCCAAATAAAACTGCAAGTTTGTTATCTATGAACTTGTGCATAAATTGCTAAGTTTTGGTATCTGAGTATCTGTGGCCTGAGACATCTCTCTCAACTtttgctgaaacaaacaaaaaagatgaaaaacccTGAGCTTAAAAAAGAGACCTGCTTGCTTGGGTTCCTTCTTTGGTCTCGATCTGTACTCTGTAGACTTCCTGAAAC
This genomic window from Cygnus olor isolate bCygOlo1 chromosome 1, bCygOlo1.pri.v2, whole genome shotgun sequence contains:
- the TNFSF13B gene encoding LOW QUALITY PROTEIN: tumor necrosis factor ligand superfamily member 13B (The sequence of the model RefSeq protein was modified relative to this genomic sequence to represent the inferred CDS: inserted 1 base in 1 codon; deleted 1 base in 1 codon) — translated: MKSVDCVHVIQQKDTASSPSAPPGAASGTTGLFSVTFLWLAMLLSSLSCSSVSLPCSLTLKTELEALRHELIYRVQARSPLEQPAVSPDDEKAGAPVSSFLQXSAAGARQENKLPGHSPAESFRKEISNGSRNRGRRSVVHTEETVLQACLQLIADSKSDIQQKDDSSIVPWLLSFKRGTALEEHGNKIVIKETGYFFIYGQVLYTDTTFAMGHLIQRKKAHVFGDDLSLVTLFRCIQNMPQSYPNNSCYTAGIAKLEEGDELQLTIPRRRAKISLDGDGTFFGAVRLF